CGGGTGCAATACCAATTCAGCCATTAGCCATTCAGTTAATAGCGCCGTCGTGTCAGTTCCCCTAAATATCATTTCCTGCATTTGGTCAACATGATTAATTAAATCAAAATTTAAATATACTCCTAGATTAActgaataaattaattaattaaccacTTAACACTAATTAATCAGTCATTCATTAGCCACGGACTTAAAACCTCCGCCATGTCAGTTTTCTAATATCATTTCGTTCGTGACGCCCACCAAGACAGTGATCTAATAATTAACGTATTAGGTTAGAATTCAAATggataaacataaaaaaaaaaaaaatcatcagtGACTACTATTTAcgttaaataaaattattaattaaagCTATATATAAAAAATTAGAATAAAATTAAATTTAAACCCTAGATTAATGATACTCACCCATAAGACAGCTACCATATCATCTACTTCCAACTTTTCTTCACCTTCAAAAGACAACAAAACGTCGACGAAATTTCCGTCACTATCATCACAACTCGGCTTATTATAACTGAGTCGGTGCTCTTCAATAATGCCTCGAACGAATCTCCTGACACGTGGAACTAATTTGGAGCAGCGTTCATTAATACGAAACGGGTCGTAAAAATAACTAACCCAAGGCAAATAATCTGACCAATTAAAAGCACCCAAGAGGTCAAAACCCTCGTTGACCATTTCTGTCAATTCTTCCATCTCTGCTCCGTTAATATCTGGGTCGTACCGTCTGCCAAACACACTTCCAGTTATGTTATTTAACGAAGCTAACTGCAGATGTTTCCTTAGACTCACGAAACCTTTGCGCTTCTGCTCCTCCGCTACATTGCGCAGCATGACGGCGCAATCCAGCAAACGACCGGGTTCGTGTGCTAAGATACGCCGTGGTGAGAAAAGATGAGTGGAAGCGATTTTTCTCAGTAAGCGCCAGTAGGCACCATTCGGCGCGAAACCAATAGCTCGGCTAAACATGAGGCTCTTAGCCGACTGTTTGATAGGACGGTCAGCAAAGTGAGGCGAAGTTAGGATCTCCTTAGCCGTAATCGGGTCAGAAGCCACCACGACTGGAGTCAAGCCGAGGCTGAAAGCCATGAGCTGGGTAGCGTTTGATGTCCAAGCCATGGTGGCCAAAGAGCGATGAGCCAAGCCGCGGCTTAAATCGAATAAACTACCAAAAATGGGTAGACCACAAGGTCCTGATATAGAAACTGGACCGATTCGGTTTCGACCGTTTTTCCATGCTACACCACCAAAGGAGAAATACCATGTAATGATTGAAAGGGACATGAAAACGGCAAAGATGGAAACCCAAGACATAGGGATCGAATAGGTTCTTTGAGCCAAGGAAAGCTGGAAGTGTTGTTATGACCCATTTCCAGCTGCTTGTTGTTGTATCTTTTGTGACAAAACCTAATTCCATTTTTTCTTTTATGGAACTGTGatgaaatgtttttttttttttttttttttttttttacaattgtaGAAAGGGAATTTGCAAATGGAGAGAGGCGGCGTACGTTGTTATATATAGGGGCCGGaaatttttttcttttctattttttcagaatatgattaggtgaaagaCCAATATTGATGATTGGACAACGAATTGTGAAAAGGATTCCTATAATTAACTTGGTTGTTTAAATGATTTAAAACTTCACTCCCTCCCTACATCATGTCTCAGCGCAAtgaaaattgtggatattacacaaataACTAATAAtagaacaaattatatatatatatgtcattcattcattattttaaaattataaatatttatggatataaataattatattttaattcttaaaattaatagaaAGATAAGGTTATAAAGAATAGTTAGAATAAGAATGAATTTTATGAAACGATGTTTAGTATTGATCAAAATATATTTTATTGTGCGATACAGAGAGACTACTTTATTCCTCTTTCCGTTGACAAATAAATTACACATGCACGATACGTCATTTATTTATGAATAGAGGGAGCATTATGTTTTAATAAGTTATTAGAACGTCTCACGAGGAGATCCGACTTTTAGTCTCAGTTTTGACCACATCATATTAAGTTAGAACATATATAGGGAAGGAAAAAAGTTCTCACATATAAATAGTATTTTTCCACTATTCATCAAACTTTTACAAAATCACACTCAAATCACTATTAAAACCACTATTCATGCCTTCATAGCCCTATAATCTTCTACCTCCATCAAATCTCAccattgatgttattattatttatctaaTTATATAACTTGAAATTACTTATTTATCATTTAAATAAACCATAATTTAAGATTTATTAAATATGATTACTTAATTACAAAAAATTTACATAAtcagatatgtaatattaatattaagttatGGTAAAATTTTTATAGATTCAGATCGAATAAAAATGATTTTATTAGgttcagaagaaaaaaaatatcaaTTTTAGGGTTTCAGTTTAGGGTTGGGAGTCAAATTGGGGTGAGTGAACAGTATTTCGGACTGGACTTCATGAATATTGATATTGAGAAACGCAAGCACTGGGCTGGCTCTCTCAGCCCATCCAGAACTGTTGGTAGGACTGTAAATATTTCGAGGGCTGGAGGGTAAAATAGTCATTTAAAATTCAGACCGGCTCAACTCAACTATAAAACTTACTTAATCGAACCGGTTCATTCACAATTTCCTTTCTTCTCCGTATAACTCTCTCTCTCGACTCTCTTCTCTATAACTCGTCGCCGTGTCGAATTCGGCCCAGAATCCGATGATTATGGTCAGGTTTGACGGCGGACGAGTCGAGGACTACTAATTTAAGGTTTGATTTTCCTGAGACTCTCTCTAACGACTTTAATTCGAGTTTTAGGTTTTcaatcatttgaacaaaaatttggAGGCGTTTGTTCGATTCTTTAATATATTGTTCTACAATGAATCTAAACTTAATGATATGGTTTTTATTTTAATTCGATTTATAATTTGTTTGGAAATTTACCTCAAAATTTCGGTTTGCTTTGTCGAGGTTCGATTTGGCTTGGAGGAGGTTAGAGACGACGAGAGAAAGCTTTTTCACTCTTGGAACATGCTGGAAATCGGCTGGATTGGGCTGAGTTAACTCGATCAGTCACTGAGTTGACTCGGtcgagctgacttagtgagttgaCTCGGTTTGAACACAGCACATATAAATTTCTTTCTCTCTAATCCCTAAACCCTAAGATTCTTAATATATATTTGCCATTTATTTCCTGGAATTATTGCGTGACATTTACGGACAAATTAAGAGATGAGCGTTTGGAGTAGTTCATGTATTAGTTATGTTATGGTTATGCTTATAATCAACTAATGCATTCTCTGTAGCTTCAGTTGATGATGAAATTGGTTtatttaatcagaaaaaaaatCATGAAGTCAGCATGTTGAAGATTATAAAGCAAAGAGAAGCAATATTTAGGCTGCATAATCTGAAACAAGTTCATTATGGAGCATAAGCTCAGATGCATTGATGATGAAATTGATTTATTTAATCAAGAAAAAAATCATGAAGCTAGCATGTTGAAGATTTTAAAGCAAAGAAAAGCAATATTTAGGCTGCATAATCTGAAGCAAGTTCGTTATGGAGCATAAGGTCAGATGCATAATCTGTACTTTGTACTTCTGTTGTATTTTACTGCAATTAGTTCACTTGACTATCAGATAGACATTACAGGTGTAATTTATAAATGGGTTTCCTTTGCTCTTAATTTTTATTTTGCTTCCTCTTTGACAGCTGATATAAATGGTTAATAAGACTACTTTTATTTTAGCAGGATTGCATATTATCTTACCACATCAGAGTTCAAGTTGGATATCTCTTACCTTCAAAGTACATATgacaaattaaaaattaaaagagcaGGAGGAGAAAGAAAAGAAGATGAAGAAACTTCATATGAAAAAGAATTCAATGAAAGTGAGTCTATGCATTTATTGAATCATTATACATATCCTTGTGATGTGCTGCGTTTTTGTTTTTTAAAGTATTATTTAGGAAATTTATATTTGTTTTTGTTTGCAGGTTGATGAAAGTGGGAATTAAACATAAACTGCCCTGTAAATTTTAGTTCATCACGTAGTCCTTCCCATTTATCTGCATTCAGATTTCATATTGATTTTTGAAGGTTATTATGTTTAAAATTATGAGACTGCTATTGGGTTCAGTTTGCATTTAAATGATGTCAACTCTATTAAGGTAGTCCTTTAAATTTTCAGACTAGAACTTGCTGAGTGCATCGCAAATCCGTCATGCGCTGCTAATGTTGCTTGCATGCAGACTTGCAAATAATCGACCTGACGAAACTGAATGTCATGTAAGAATTAGTCAATTTCTTCTCTTTACACTAATTGCCATAAATGCCTACTTATATATATGTCAATTTTATAGATTAAATGTGATGACCTGTTTGAGAATAGTGTTGTTGGCAAATTTAACGAGTGAACAAAGTTTTGACGGATACTTTCTTTGGCCCTCCTAAAGAGGGTGTATATAGTGCATCTGTACAAAGTATCCTTTTTCAAATGGCAAAATCAGTACTTAACAAGTATTTCCTTACTCTCCAAATTACTCCTATGGACATAATCACAACATTATTTTGTTAATGTTCTGATATCATTGCCTTCAAGTTTTTCGATTTTTTGAGCATAGAATCAGTGAAACTCAAAATGTCAAATATCCATTTCTTGTCAGTTAACATATCTAGCAAGGATAACCAGATAGTGAAGGTTATGCTCTCAGTTTTTGATTGTCAAACGTTGAAGATTATTATTTGTAGTTACAAACTGAGCAATGATAATGTTATCTGACTTTTTCAGTTTAATGATGATGTGTATCTACCAATTGACGAGCCACTTGGATCAATTGAAGCAAGCTTGAGCCGCTTCCGATCAAAGATGTACTCATGGTTTccgtattttattattatcattgtatgtTTACATACACAAGCTTGCGATGAAGTCGCGAGCCTTATCCTAGTACTTCATATATATAGAAAAAGGAAAACATTAGGGTTTAAAAAATTTAGACTTGCTTAATCCATTGCTTTGTACAACTTTTAGAGTCTCAACATTAATAATTTTTTATAAATGgaaattgataaaaataatgattagcACGACCTCATATTTTTacgataaaattaaaaataaaaataaaaattgatatTAGAAAGAGAAGTCGTTGAAGGAATGGGAGAGAGAGAAAAAAAGTTTTTAGGGTCTGTTCAGTAGGCAGAAATTTTCGGAAATTttctcatttttcacaaaattttcaTTTTCTTTTGCAAACTCGTTCGGTAGACGAGTTTCGTTTTTCACAAAATTCTTTGAAAAATGAGATAGTCAAATTtttaattttcaaaattttcaaaggaCTGAAATGAAAATAAAAGGAAACGATAGGGGTCAAAATATAGTTTAACCAAAAAATTACTCGACGCCGACCTTCATCTCTGCTGTCGCCGATCTTTACGCCGATGGGATTTGCTGGACGAAGCTCGTTCATTCAAACAAGAGTGTTACGAACTCAAATTCAAAGTATACCCAATTAATAATTGAAGAAGGTGGAGTCGGCCCTTTGCTGTAATTAGTCAAAGAAAGCAACGGAAGGACAGGAAAACGCGGCGAGGGTCCGATGTCGGAGTTGCTCGTGTTTGCGAAGATCCTCGAAGAAGATCCGATGAAAGTTCAGGTAGATGTGGCTTGGGTCTCCGAACTTGTCGCGAATTAACCAAAATGCCAGATATTTTTAATTAATCAAATAGATGTGGTTTATTATCAGGTTTTAATGATAAATAATGGAAGAGCATGGCGTGAAATTGATGATTATAGTGGAGATTACAGAAGATGATTAAGGGAGAGAGATGGAAGAAGCTCGGGTTTCGTGAAGTCTTTTAAAGAAGACGATGTTTCAGGGGATAATGGGAGTTTGACTTTGAAAAAGAAAACGAAAAATTGGGTACCGAACAAatctttttaaaaattttcaaagatataaaaattgAAAAAGAACAGTAAAAAATTGGAATTTTGTGAAAAATGTGAAAATTTTCATTTTCTTTAGACTGAACAGGCCCTTAGGTTTTTATATTTCATGTTTACACACTATACTTCAAAATAAATTCTCAATTTTGATGACCTCTACAAGTTAGCCTTACCGCTGAAGATTGTCTTAATTACTAGTACTATTTACGGTTATACCGTAATAACTGTTTACACGATTACTTCAAACATTTTAAAGCGTAGTATATATGAGCCAGAGTAAAATCCGATAAACATATTGATCATGAATTAGTAATGATAGGAGAGGGAGGGTTAATTTCACGTGGATAAAGAGAGGGATCGAGAGAAATATGCATGAAAATGAAAAAGGAGAGAAAGAAAGTAGTAAATGGTGTGAAATGAAGAGTGTGTGGTGAGGGAATAGAGATCGTGATTCATGAAAGGGCCGTTACTCATGATAAATATCGAAAAACGTATTTATGAtttctaattaatagtattatatgCTGGCTGGCTTGCTCTCTGACCGCACGCAATTAATTTATACACATTCGTATATATAATAGGGTATACCATTAGATTCGGAAAATCAATTTTGTTCCTTCGTTTTCAGGCGTTAAAGGTTAAAAAGCCTCTCTTTTGTCCAATGGGTACTTACATGCATTACGCTTACCAACCCCAAATTCAATTCATAACCATGACAGGCCTCACTAAACCCATATCCTATAGCTAAGCGGCAGAAATACCTACATTTATGATCTTTTTAGTTCTCCCTATTATTCTCCGATTGTAATCTCTCGTTTTAATTGTCAACCTTCAAAAACGATAGTTAATTAGCCATAACTTACCTTCAAAACGATAGTTAATTAGCCATAATTTTTTTTCATTCGTAGAAATTAGAAATCGAACCCTCTATCTAGAATAAggatgattaaggaacatgtgttGAATCACCGCATCATCTCTAATGAGTAATGATTACATGTTTATGATTTATCTAAgcataaaaggaaaaaaaaaatattatgggaTGTTTGGAAAGCCATCTCGGAATTAAAAAACCGTGTAATTATCTGAAATTATGTAATTGCTTGTAATTCGGAAGGTGTAATTATATAGTTCAATTTTGACCTCTCCATAAAAATTAGTGTAATTATAcagtttaatttttttattatattatttattttttataatctaATATTATAAATTCCAACTGTAAAACCAaacataataatttataattacaacataattatataatattaatcaaaCATCATAAAAAAATTAATTCATACGTAATAacacatacatataattatatcCTAATAATTATACAATGATTTCCAAACAGACTCTAATAATTTATCaaccaagtactaatattaatcagGTGCCACACGTTATTTTAGGAGAATATCTTATTCGAAACCCTTTTAAGGTGGATGGCTAAATATATGCTCTAAGGCGTGACTACCGTCCGGGTTGAGGCAATAGTTTCAAGCAAATTAGTCGAAAACGAGTTCTTGGAATGGAGTACGATAAAAACTTAGAGGATCAAATTAAAGTTCGAACCTATGGTCGTTTTCTTGGAATGGAGTACGATAAGAACTTAGAGGATCAAATTAAAGTTCGAACCTATGAACCAAAATAATATTGAAAAATTTAAAGACTAAAATGGGAATATATAAAAGAAGAGCTATAGGTTTATTTTTAATGGAGACCAATTTAAAATTTAACATTTTAAATAAATCGGTGGGTGCAGGCACAACAATTACAACGCACACATTGTAGGGTCGCATTCTTGCAAAATAAAGTAAAATTTTGGCATGCTCCACCTTATTGATATGTAAGTGGGGACCCACTTACGTATAGGTGCACGATTTAATAACCATGATTCCAAATAAGAGTTTGATCGTTGAGAGAACGAATTTGAGGCCGATTTTGATGGAATGATCGAGCATGTTCAAAATAGTCAGAAAAGACGTAttttacattaaaaatgataaaaaaaaatatatttttttactgtTTGGAGCATACTCGAACATCCACAAACCATGAAACGAATGGCTTCTAAAAGTCTTGAACAGATAAGATCCATGTAAAAAGGCTCAATTGTGTCTTTGTAGCTTTAAATGGAGTTCAACTCCAAGGTATTTTTTTCTTTAATCTTAAAAATACTAGGATGATATTGTATAATTAAGAGGCTTAATACACTCATTAATTAAAAAACCCATGCTCTCCTATACATTGTCAAAGATTTAAATATCTACAACTAATTAATAACATATTGTCATATCATATTAGTTCTTTCAACATATACGTGGTATtgaattagaaaaaaaaaaaagtgtatgtGGTATCTTATTTGCCACATTTATTATACCACCACTAAAAATTGTTTTTAGGTAAAGAAGCGAGTAAGTTTTCTTAATATTTGTAAAAAGAGGATAATAAATTTCTGTATAATGTTTGTCTTTGagcatatataaaaatgaatagaaATATATTTCCAAAACTAGAGCGAAGTGGTTATCAAAAAAGTACCCTGAGGCTTATATTAAAATCAACAACAACCGACTTTAATTCCATCGAGTGGAATCGGTTATATGCATGCTTAAATTTAAAGATAATGTATATATCACATgtcatatcatgaatcaaataataatatcatgtataaaatactataatataaatgtatataataaatcatgctatataatataaatatatactgtcTATTCGTATACATAGTTTTTCTATCTCTAGTTGAAAAATGATATATCCTATAACTAGCTTTTCTAACCCTATAACACTATCTATAAGAAGTCATCTACGTGGATATTACGGGGCAACTCTCCTCTCTCGACTACTAAATTTCTGAAATACCTAAAATTTCTAAATCCTTTCTAACTATCCTCTCCCACGTGAGTGTAGGTCTTCCTCTCCCTCTCTGTTCTTATATCTATGTCCTCACCTTTTCGAACGGGAGCTTCTCTAGGTCTATGCCTCACATGTCCAAACCATCTAAGTCTAGACTCTCTTATCTTCTCGTCTATAGGTGCAACGTTTAAATCGCTCCTTATAGTCTCATTTCGGACTTTATCCCTTAGAGTAAGTCCATTCGTCCACCTTAACATCCGCATCCCTGCCACTTTAATCTTGTGCTCTTGTTGTTTCTTTATCAACTAACATTCGCTCCCATATAGAATAGCTGGTCTCACTGCTGTTCTATAGAACTTTTCTTTTAGCCGACTCGACATATGTCGATCACACAAGATACCTGTTGCACTTCTCCATTTTGCCCATCCTGCCTGTATACGGTGGGTGATATCCTTGTCAACCTCTCCATCTTCTTGTAGGATAGACCCTAGATATCGGAACCTATCACACCTCGGTACATCCACTCCTCCTAGCTGGATCGTACTAGTCTGACTTCTCCCTTCTCCACTGAAGTTACAGTGCATATATTCCGTCTTACTACGACTCAACTTGAAACCTTTCAACTCCAAGGTTTCCCTCCACAGTTCTAACTTCTCATTTACTCCCTCTCTGCTCTCGTCTATCAAAATGACATCATCTGCAAATAACATACACCACGGTATGTCGTCATGGATATGTCGAGTCAGGACATCCATTACTAAGGTGAAAAGATATGGACTTAGAGTCGAGTCTTGATGTACACCAATGGTGATTGGAAAATCAGGAGTGTCTTCTCCATTCGTCCTAACACTAGTTCATACCCCCTCATACATATTTTGGATATGGCGGATATATTGACTAGATACTCCTTGCTCGACCAAAGCCCACCAAAGAATTTTTTAGGGACTCTATCATACGCCTTTTCTAGGTCGATGAACACCATGTGCAAGTCTTTTTTATTGCTTCTATACTTCTCCATTAAGTCCCTAACAAGAAAGATTGCCTCCATGGTTGACCATCCAGGCATGAAGCCAAACTAGTTCTCAGATATCGTAGTAGTAGCTCTCACTCTATATTCAATGACCCGCTCCCATAGTTTCATAGTGCGGCTAATGAGTTTAATACCTCGATAGTTAGCACAATCTTGGATGGCACTGTTATTTTTAAAAATAGGGACTAATGTGTTTTTTTACAAACATTTGACATCTTCCACGAGACCATTATCTTGTCAAATAGTCTTGTTAGCCATGCTATGCCTATATCTTCAAGATACTTCCACACCTCTATGGAGATATCATCTAGGCCACATGCTTTTCCATTCTTCATCTTTCTTAAAGGTTTCTTAACTTCAAGAAAACAAATCCTTCTCGTATAGCAAATCTTTCTATCCTCATTCCTAGGAGGCTCCACGATTTGCTCCCCTTGCACTCCATTGAATAacatatcaaaatattttctccatCTCAACTTGATATCTACATCAGACACCAATACCTTGTTCTCCTCGTCCTTTATACATCTTATTCAGTTGATGTCTTTACTACTCCTCTCTCTTCGCCGAGCTAtcttgtatattttattttctcCTTCTCTAGTATCTAACTTATCATACAAGCCATCAAAGAACTTGTTTTTCGCTTCTTTGACGGTATTTTTTACCTCTTTACTTGCCAATTTATACTTCTCAAATGCAAAGGCATCTTGAGATTTAGGCAACCTTCAAAGCAAAAATCTCTTTTCTTTAATTTTCTCCTTCACCGCATCATCCCACCACCAAGCTCCTCTATGTGCCACTCCTTTCCCCTTTGAGACTCCTAGTGTCGAAGAAGCTACTCTTTTGATGCAACTTTCCATAGCCTCCCACATGGCATTTGCATCATCATCTAGACTCTAAATGGTCGCGGCTGCCATCGAGTTCTTGAAGTCTTTTTGTTTTGTTCCTTAAGGCTCCACCGGCGAATTCTGGGTTTCTGGACGGCGTTCTTCTTAGGTTTCCATTGTCTAATCCTCATGTCTAGCACCAACAACCTATGTTGTGTCGTAAGTGCTTCACCCGGTATCGCCTTGCAATCCTTACATTCTCGACAATCCCTTCTTCGTATAAGAAAGAAATTTATTTGACTAAAATTTCTACCATTTTTAAATATAATCAAATGTGAATCTCATTTTTAAAAATAAGTGTTTGGAAGCACCAAATTATAAACCATGCAAAGTTTAAGATTGATCTCCCTCCCTATTTCTACTACCATATCTATAATCTTCAAATGCTTCTATAACTTTCTTTTCGATCGGAATCAATGTGGACAAATACTACAACTACAATATACTGACAAGAGAGATATTTTGAAGAGCTGATGCAATGCTGCTTGCCTTTTCAGAAAGCAAATGACTTTGAGCGCACggctgataatacaaataataaagtgGCGTCGTTTTGCAGAGAAGCATGCATATGGTGCAAGTATGTATATAGCCTTCTCTCGTATAAAGGCTACCGCTACGCCCATTGCCTATAGTAGCTTCAGACTATTAGTACTATGGGAATACTATAGTTTCAACCAATTAATTATCAATTCCTTCTCCCAATCGAACCAATAATTTACATGCGCCAAAGATTGAGGTAAACGTTTTTTCCTCATTGGTGGTCTTCAAGGTCGATGCAACACTATTAAGGTCGTTAATCA
Above is a window of Rutidosis leptorrhynchoides isolate AG116_Rl617_1_P2 unplaced genomic scaffold, CSIRO_AGI_Rlap_v1 contig9, whole genome shotgun sequence DNA encoding:
- the LOC139885253 gene encoding LOW QUALITY PROTEIN: cytochrome P450 78A7-like (The sequence of the model RefSeq protein was modified relative to this genomic sequence to represent the inferred CDS: deleted 1 base in 1 codon) — translated: MELGFVTKDTTTSSWKWVITTLPAFLGSKNLFDPYVLVSIFAVFMSLSIITWYFSFGGVAWKNGRNRIGPVSISGPCGLPIFGSLFDLSRGLAHRSLATMAWTSNATQLMAFSLGLTPVVVASDPITAKEILTSPHFADRPIKQSAKSLMFSRAIGFAPNGAYWRLLRKIASTHLFSPRRILAHEPGRLLDCAVMLRNVAEEQKRKGFVSLRKHLQLASLNNITGSVFGRRYDPDINGAEMEELTEMVNEGFDLLGAFNWSDYLPWVSYFYDPFRINERCSKLVPRVRRFVRGIIEEHRLSYNKPSCDDSDGNFVDVLLSFEGEEKLEVDDMVAVLWEMIFRGTDTTALLTEWLMAELVLHPQVQLKLQEELHNAFQNGHVSNDDVAKLPYLQAVVKETLRIHPPGPLLSWARLSTSDVQLSNGMVIPSNTTAMVNMWAITHDPHVWEDPNQFKPERFLNDADHVDVRGGDLRLAPFGAGRRVCPGKNLGLATVSLWVAELVRGFNWVEYDHNKGIDLSEVLKLSCEMKFPLQVVAVPRMN
- the LOC139885242 gene encoding uncharacterized protein; amino-acid sequence: MEAIFLVRDLMEKYRSNKKDLHMVFIDLEKAYDRVPKKFFGGLWSSKEYLVNISAISKIYDVILIDESREGVNEKLELWRETLELKGFKLSRSKTEYMHCNFSGEGRSQTSTIQLGGVDVPRCDRFRYLGSILQEDGEVDKDITHRIQAGWAKWRSATDEKIRESRLRWFGHVRHRPREAPVRKGEDIDIRTERERKTYTHVGEDS